A region of Panicum virgatum strain AP13 chromosome 8N, P.virgatum_v5, whole genome shotgun sequence DNA encodes the following proteins:
- the LOC120685709 gene encoding F-box/WD-40 repeat-containing protein At3g52030-like isoform X2, with protein MEASSGRGRSGSSALKRRRGAGAGASPGSGSTAQLLNDDILRSVFSRLDDHFDLARCSAVCSSWNRIIVTAHLMRDLYYKRNPPARGSSSNISVKSYFEALAMDEHASSLSSGQADAYQWIGHPMRATLCRMRGGSILTGVGDKFLRLWSAETCKFMNEYHVPNAKALVDFDFDENKIVGLTSSQICIWRRSEPRSIFQSGGASFNHGLCMSFADPEVVIGCEDGRAFVYDMYSRSCSSIYRLHSSPVTCLTITDDQLILGGSTFGNVAIADQTSAIRSLSFNTNSHMVFAGSSAGYAHCWDLRTLKPLWEPRVSPNVIYSVHHLPGDTATLAVGGIDGVLRLICQRTGDIIRSIIVDTDRPAESTSRSRHQTEKKRVREVAPDAQLDNISTRLRPQITSLSVGMKKIVTTHGENYIRVLKFRPKRS; from the exons ATGGAGGCGAGCAGCGGCCGGGGCCGGAGCGGGAGCTCGGCTCTCAAGCGCCGcagaggcgccggcgccggcgccagccCCGGCTCCGGGTCGACGGCGCAGTTGCTGAACGACGACATCCTCCGCTCCGTCTTCTCCCGCCTGGACGACCACTTCGACCTCGCCCGATGCTCCGCCGTCTGCAGCTCCTG GAATAGGATAATTGTAACAGCCCATCTCATGAGGGATCTGTATTACAAGAGGAATCCACCAGCAAGAGGTTCAAGCTCTAACATTTCAGTGAAAAGTTACTTTGAGGCGCTTGCAATGGATGAGCATGCATCCTCTTTGTCTAGTGGGCAAGCTGATGCCTATCAGTGGATTGGCCACCCAATGAG GGCTACTTTGTGCCGTATGAGGGGTGGTTCGATTTTAACTGGAGTTGGAGATAAG TTTCTCCGGCTTTGGTCTGCTGAAACCTGCAAATTCATGAATGAGTACCATGTGCCGAATGCTAAAGCATTGGTCGACTTCGATTTTGATGAAAATAAG ATTGTAGGTTTGACTAGCTCCCAAATTTGCATATGGAGACGGAGTGAACCAAGAAGCATATTTCAATCTGGTGGAGCCTCGTTCAATCATGGGTTATGCATGAG TTTTGCTGACCCAGAGGTTGTAATTGGCTGTGAGGATGGCCGAGCCTTTGTATATGATATGTACAGTAGGAGTTGTTCAAGTATTTATCG GCTTCATTCTTCTCCTGTAACATGCTTGACAATAACCGATGATCAGCTGATTCTTGGTGGTTCTACATTTGGAAATGTAGCTATTGCGGATCAAACCTCAG CAATAAGATCCTTATCTTTCAACACAAATTCACACATGGTATTCGCTGGCTCATCTGCTGGTTATGCACATTGCTGGGACTTAAG GACTCTGAAGCCTCTTTGGGAACCAAGAGTCAGCCCAAACGTCATCTACAGTGTACATCACTTGCCAGGTGACACAGCAACACTGGCAGTCGGTGGCATTGACGGTGTGCTTCGGTTGATATGCCAAAGAACTGGTGATATCATTCGAAGCATTATCGTGGACACAGACCGCCCAGCAGAATCCACATCGAGATCCAGGCATCAAACTGAGAAGAAGCGTGTTCGCGAGGTTGCCCCGGATGCCCAACTGGACAACATCTCCACACGCTTGCGCCCTCAGATTACCAGCCTGTCAGTTGGCATGAAGAAAATCGTGACCACCCATGGCGAAAACTACATTAGGGTCTTGAAGTTTCGCCCAAAAAGATCATAA
- the LOC120685709 gene encoding F-box/WD-40 repeat-containing protein At3g52030-like isoform X1 — protein MEASSGRGRSGSSALKRRRGAGAGASPGSGSTAQLLNDDILRSVFSRLDDHFDLARCSAVCSSWNRIIVTAHLMRDLYYKRNPPARGSSSNISVKSYFEALAMDEHASSLSSGQADAYQWIGHPMRATLCRMRGGSILTGVGDKFLRLWSAETCKFMNEYHVPNAKALVDFDFDENKIVGLTSSQICIWRRSEPRSIFQSGGASFNHGLCMSFADPEVVIGCEDGRAFVYDMYSRSCSSIYRLHSSPVTCLTITDDQLILGGSTFGNVAIADQTSGQKLGVLKSAYAPLAIRSLSFNTNSHMVFAGSSAGYAHCWDLRTLKPLWEPRVSPNVIYSVHHLPGDTATLAVGGIDGVLRLICQRTGDIIRSIIVDTDRPAESTSRSRHQTEKKRVREVAPDAQLDNISTRLRPQITSLSVGMKKIVTTHGENYIRVLKFRPKRS, from the exons ATGGAGGCGAGCAGCGGCCGGGGCCGGAGCGGGAGCTCGGCTCTCAAGCGCCGcagaggcgccggcgccggcgccagccCCGGCTCCGGGTCGACGGCGCAGTTGCTGAACGACGACATCCTCCGCTCCGTCTTCTCCCGCCTGGACGACCACTTCGACCTCGCCCGATGCTCCGCCGTCTGCAGCTCCTG GAATAGGATAATTGTAACAGCCCATCTCATGAGGGATCTGTATTACAAGAGGAATCCACCAGCAAGAGGTTCAAGCTCTAACATTTCAGTGAAAAGTTACTTTGAGGCGCTTGCAATGGATGAGCATGCATCCTCTTTGTCTAGTGGGCAAGCTGATGCCTATCAGTGGATTGGCCACCCAATGAG GGCTACTTTGTGCCGTATGAGGGGTGGTTCGATTTTAACTGGAGTTGGAGATAAG TTTCTCCGGCTTTGGTCTGCTGAAACCTGCAAATTCATGAATGAGTACCATGTGCCGAATGCTAAAGCATTGGTCGACTTCGATTTTGATGAAAATAAG ATTGTAGGTTTGACTAGCTCCCAAATTTGCATATGGAGACGGAGTGAACCAAGAAGCATATTTCAATCTGGTGGAGCCTCGTTCAATCATGGGTTATGCATGAG TTTTGCTGACCCAGAGGTTGTAATTGGCTGTGAGGATGGCCGAGCCTTTGTATATGATATGTACAGTAGGAGTTGTTCAAGTATTTATCG GCTTCATTCTTCTCCTGTAACATGCTTGACAATAACCGATGATCAGCTGATTCTTGGTGGTTCTACATTTGGAAATGTAGCTATTGCGGATCAAACCTCAGGTCAGAAGTTAGGTGTTCTGAAATCAGCTTATGCACCATTAG CAATAAGATCCTTATCTTTCAACACAAATTCACACATGGTATTCGCTGGCTCATCTGCTGGTTATGCACATTGCTGGGACTTAAG GACTCTGAAGCCTCTTTGGGAACCAAGAGTCAGCCCAAACGTCATCTACAGTGTACATCACTTGCCAGGTGACACAGCAACACTGGCAGTCGGTGGCATTGACGGTGTGCTTCGGTTGATATGCCAAAGAACTGGTGATATCATTCGAAGCATTATCGTGGACACAGACCGCCCAGCAGAATCCACATCGAGATCCAGGCATCAAACTGAGAAGAAGCGTGTTCGCGAGGTTGCCCCGGATGCCCAACTGGACAACATCTCCACACGCTTGCGCCCTCAGATTACCAGCCTGTCAGTTGGCATGAAGAAAATCGTGACCACCCATGGCGAAAACTACATTAGGGTCTTGAAGTTTCGCCCAAAAAGATCATAA